Within Malus domestica chromosome 04, GDT2T_hap1, the genomic segment ggccgcgtggcaaccctcaagtccttccacgggacactgccagctctttccttgcctttcccctCATGGCGGGAACCAGGATCACTTTCCTGGACAGTGTGCTCCATAGTAAGAGGATGAGGCAACAGTCGGCTCCCTTCTCCTACAACTACGGCAGTAGCATCATCAACGGTCTCGACTCCAGTCTTCCTAAAGGCAGGCCCCTTAAGGACCCCATCTTGGGACTTAGGTCTAACGGATGGTTCCCCTcggaacttatgaattttcttatgcggtaggatgtcttccgaaggaactaacactggtgctttccttttatgggtgctagtccctgttttcttgcttaccttctccactgcataaggaaaatcaaaataagaaatacaactttccaaataaagtaagaaattgagctaagtttacatgaaggatacaacttactcgatcgtccctggctctcggaaactaagggttgaaaaccgtaccgacgaaataagggtcgtagcttgcttaagtgtctatcctctttgggcaccctcaacaccttctctatgtcagatagctcctgcccaaacagttggatggtgccccgcgtcactacatgaagcaaagtgttagaagcaagaaaagaccacaacaaatagcaaatagtacgaacggttgatacgttacaacctacagtctggaagtgagtaagcacacgtcgctcaggcgtgacacccttatcatactcccaatcattatacagaaagcaccaacggtttttccatgtgtagtatgcctttttcttaccatacacaatacgctctctctcactccgacatgcacactcggcataaccagtgcatgattttgctgggcgcatcttgtaacagtaacgccactgatggaaggaaggctcacacaacccacactccatccaaatgatataaaatccaatcaaagtatcccagaaaccaggattgagttgcccaggtgcatatccgatcaaagataaca encodes:
- the LOC114821188 gene encoding uncharacterized protein → MECGLCEPSFHQWRYCYKMRPAKSCTGYAECACRSERERIVYGKKKAYYTWKNRWCFLYNDWEYDKGVTPERRVLTHFQTVGCNVSTVRTICYLLWSFLASNTLLHVVTRGTIQLFGQELSDIEKVLRVPKEDRHLSKLRPLFRRYGFQPLVSESQGRSMEKVSKKTGTSTHKRKAPVLVPSEDILPHKKIHKFRGEPSVRPKSQDGVLKGPAFRKTGVETVDDATAVVVGEGSRLLPHPLTMEHTVQESDPGSRHEGKGKERAGSVPWKDLRVATRPKDFGDINNCLAGRRFAFDELGEPLAKDESDCDRMLKLSSYVMAEYHDRLQEVERYKAKLKENKQLVDEARRNKGLLTQALQLKDETMESLKRRNGENLRLKKLFEATKKQLEVATLEVSKVKGELDGALVEISELEKSIPTEREAAVQEYLSSSTFHLAIKPYCAQEARFEKRKWMAVLDRYDDGSILRKYHEDIDEHHRKGETFVLAVDPSSEDESDNEGSADAQTQHGEEDLGDAEDDGRTRNDTARGSASDENE